The Solibacillus sp. FSL W7-1436 genome window below encodes:
- the yajC gene encoding preprotein translocase subunit YajC — translation MEGLVQFLPIIVMFVAMWFILIRPAQKRQKATATMQNSLKRGDKVVTVGGLHGEVDAIEDTTVYLIVDGNTRLKFERQAIGRIESV, via the coding sequence ATGGAAGGTTTAGTACAATTTTTACCGATTATCGTAATGTTCGTTGCGATGTGGTTCATTTTAATTCGTCCGGCACAAAAACGTCAAAAAGCGACTGCTACAATGCAAAACAGCTTAAAACGTGGTGATAAAGTAGTTACTGTAGGTGGCTTACACGGAGAAGTTGATGCAATTGAAGATACGACTGTGTATTTAATCGTTGACGGAAATACACGTTTAAAATTCGAACGCCAAGCAATTGGTCGTATAGAATCGGTTTAA
- the tgt gene encoding tRNA guanosine(34) transglycosylase Tgt encodes MTETKQPPIRYELIKTCAQTGARLGIVHTPHGSFETPTFMPVGTQATVKAMSPEELKEMNAGIILSNTYHLWLRPGNDIVKEAGGLHKFMNWDRPILTDSGGFQVFSLSKFRKIEEEGVHFRNHLNGDKLFLSPEKAMEIQNDLGSDIMMAFDECPPFPATYEYMEASVDRTTRWAKRCKEAHQRPDEQGLFGIIQGGEYEELRRKSAEALVELDFPGYAIGGLSVGEPKDIMNKVLDFTAPMMPADKPRYLMGVGSPDSLIDGAMRGIDMFDCVLPTRIARNGTLMTSEGRMVIKNAKYAKDFTPIDENCDCYTCKNYTRAYVRHLLRTEETFGLRLTSYHNLRFLIKLMEDVRQAIREDRLGDFKEEFFEKYGYNKPNAKNF; translated from the coding sequence ATGACTGAAACAAAACAACCACCAATTCGTTATGAATTGATTAAAACATGTGCACAGACAGGTGCGCGACTAGGTATTGTCCATACACCGCACGGTTCATTTGAAACACCAACATTTATGCCAGTCGGTACACAGGCTACAGTAAAAGCGATGAGTCCTGAAGAACTAAAAGAAATGAATGCAGGGATTATTCTGTCGAACACATATCACCTATGGCTGCGTCCAGGGAATGATATCGTGAAAGAAGCAGGCGGACTGCATAAATTCATGAACTGGGATCGTCCAATTTTGACGGATTCAGGCGGTTTCCAAGTATTTTCATTATCAAAATTCCGTAAAATTGAAGAAGAAGGCGTTCATTTCCGTAACCATTTAAATGGAGACAAGCTGTTTTTATCACCGGAAAAGGCGATGGAAATCCAAAACGACTTAGGTTCTGATATTATGATGGCATTTGATGAATGTCCGCCATTCCCGGCCACATACGAATATATGGAAGCATCTGTTGACCGTACAACACGTTGGGCAAAACGCTGTAAAGAAGCACATCAACGACCTGACGAGCAAGGACTGTTCGGTATTATTCAAGGCGGAGAATATGAAGAGCTGCGCCGTAAATCAGCTGAAGCTTTAGTGGAGCTGGATTTCCCGGGTTATGCAATCGGAGGTTTATCAGTTGGTGAGCCTAAAGATATTATGAATAAAGTATTGGACTTCACTGCACCTATGATGCCTGCAGATAAACCACGCTATTTAATGGGTGTCGGTTCTCCGGACTCTTTAATCGATGGAGCTATGCGCGGTATTGATATGTTTGACTGTGTATTACCAACGCGTATTGCGCGTAACGGTACATTAATGACATCTGAAGGGCGTATGGTCATCAAAAATGCAAAATATGCAAAAGACTTTACGCCAATCGATGAAAATTGCGACTGCTACACATGTAAAAACTATACACGCGCTTATGTGCGTCATTTATTGCGTACGGAAGAAACATTCGGTTTACGTTTAACGTCATACCATAACCTGCGCTTCCTTATTAAATTAATGGAAGATGTACGTCAGGCTATCCGCGAAGACCGTCTGGGTGATTTCAAAGAAGAGTTCTTTGAAAAGTACGGTTACAATAAACCAAATGCTAAAAACTTCTAA
- the queA gene encoding tRNA preQ1(34) S-adenosylmethionine ribosyltransferase-isomerase QueA encodes MKVEDFDFYLPEELIAQTPLLDRTASRLMVVNPNSLELEHHTFGHILDELNAGDCLVLNDTRVLPARLMGVKADTGANIELLLLKQTNDDEWETLVKPAKRVKTGTVVTFGDGLLTATCTGELDHGGRTFKFTYDGIFYEILDQLGEMPLPPYIREKLDDQDRYQTVYAKERGSAAAPTAGLHFTQPLLEAIKAKGVEVVFITLHVGLGTFRPVSVDSIEDHDMHSEFYSVTEEAAAVIERVKQAGGKVISVGTTSTRTLETVASKNDGKIVASQGWTNIFIYPGYEYKAIDGLITNFHLPKSTLVMLVSALASKETIMNAYEQAVKEKYRFFSFGDAMFIRPTK; translated from the coding sequence GTGAAAGTAGAAGATTTTGATTTTTATTTACCAGAAGAATTAATTGCCCAAACACCATTATTGGACCGTACAGCGAGTCGTCTGATGGTAGTAAATCCGAATTCGCTGGAATTGGAGCATCACACATTCGGTCATATTTTGGATGAGCTAAATGCAGGGGATTGCCTTGTATTGAATGATACACGTGTATTGCCGGCACGCTTAATGGGTGTTAAAGCTGATACAGGTGCGAACATTGAATTATTGCTGTTAAAACAGACAAATGACGATGAGTGGGAGACGTTGGTAAAGCCGGCTAAGCGTGTAAAAACAGGTACTGTCGTTACTTTTGGCGATGGATTATTGACAGCAACTTGTACGGGTGAGCTGGATCACGGCGGCCGTACTTTTAAATTCACTTATGACGGGATTTTTTATGAAATTTTAGATCAACTTGGTGAAATGCCGTTACCGCCATATATCCGTGAAAAGTTGGATGACCAAGATCGTTATCAAACGGTTTATGCGAAAGAGCGCGGTTCTGCAGCAGCACCAACAGCGGGTCTGCATTTCACACAGCCTTTGCTTGAAGCGATTAAAGCAAAAGGTGTTGAAGTCGTATTTATTACACTGCACGTAGGACTTGGTACATTCCGCCCTGTAAGTGTGGATTCGATTGAGGACCACGATATGCATTCTGAATTTTACAGTGTGACAGAAGAGGCTGCAGCTGTAATTGAACGGGTTAAACAAGCAGGTGGCAAGGTTATATCGGTAGGGACAACTTCAACTCGTACACTGGAAACGGTCGCTTCGAAAAATGACGGTAAAATTGTCGCTTCACAAGGATGGACAAATATCTTCATTTATCCGGGATATGAATATAAAGCAATCGACGGACTCATCACAAACTTCCATTTACCGAAGTCGACATTAGTAATGCTTGTCAGCGCACTTGCTTCGAAGGAAACAATTATGAATGCATATGAACAAGCGGTTAAGGAAAAATACCGTTTCTTCAGCTTTGGCGATGCCATGTTTATCCGCCCGACTAAGTAA
- the ruvB gene encoding Holliday junction branch migration DNA helicase RuvB, with the protein MSDRVLSGEATDAEQQFELSLRPQRLAQYIGQDKVKENLKIFIEAAKLRQESLDHVLLYGPPGLGKTTLAIVIANEMDVNVKMTSGPAIERPGDLAAILSSLEAGDVLFIDEIHRLPRAIEEVLYSAMEDYCLDIVVGKGPEARSIRLELPPFTLVGATTRAGALSAPLRDRFGVLSRLEYYDEQSLAEIVVRSGELFGVALDKHAAFEIARRSRGTPRIANRLLKRVRDYAQVLADGIVSTSLAEQALELLQVDPRGLDHIDHKLMQSMIERFGGGPVGLDALAASIGEERITIEDVYEPYLLQIGFIQRTPRGRIATNLCYDHFGYPPTQNE; encoded by the coding sequence ATGTCAGACCGTGTACTTTCTGGTGAAGCAACAGATGCCGAGCAGCAGTTTGAGCTTTCTTTAAGACCGCAACGTCTAGCGCAATACATAGGCCAGGATAAAGTGAAAGAAAATCTGAAAATCTTTATCGAGGCCGCTAAGCTACGTCAGGAAAGTCTTGACCATGTTCTCCTTTATGGACCACCCGGTTTAGGGAAGACGACGTTAGCAATCGTTATTGCCAATGAAATGGATGTAAATGTAAAGATGACGAGTGGTCCTGCGATTGAGCGGCCAGGCGACTTAGCGGCGATTTTAAGCTCCCTGGAAGCAGGAGATGTACTTTTTATCGACGAGATTCATCGCCTGCCCAGAGCGATTGAAGAGGTCCTATATTCGGCGATGGAAGATTACTGTCTTGATATCGTTGTCGGAAAAGGTCCTGAAGCCCGTTCGATACGACTGGAATTGCCTCCATTTACACTTGTCGGTGCAACTACGAGAGCAGGTGCTTTATCGGCACCGCTTCGTGACCGTTTTGGGGTATTATCCCGCCTGGAATATTATGATGAACAGTCACTCGCGGAAATTGTTGTCCGCTCCGGCGAATTATTCGGTGTTGCGCTCGATAAACATGCGGCATTTGAAATTGCCCGCAGATCCCGTGGGACACCGCGTATTGCCAATCGATTGTTAAAACGCGTCCGTGACTATGCACAAGTCCTGGCGGATGGCATTGTATCAACAAGTCTTGCTGAACAGGCATTAGAACTGCTGCAAGTCGATCCACGTGGACTTGATCATATCGATCATAAACTGATGCAGTCAATGATTGAACGATTCGGAGGAGGTCCTGTCGGATTGGATGCATTAGCGGCATCAATCGGGGAAGAGCGCATTACGATTGAAGATGTATATGAACCATATTTACTGCAAATCGGATTTATCCAACGAACACCGCGCGGCCGAATTGCGACAAATCTCTGTTACGACCATTTCGGTTATCCGCCGACACAAAATGAATAG
- the ruvA gene encoding Holliday junction branch migration protein RuvA, which produces MYDYLKGQVTRVTPEYIVLEQQGIGWMLYTPNPFAFRTSASEQQIYVSLQVREDAQNLYGFNSLEQRELFKKLIQVSGIGPKGALAILASGNPTSVIQAIEMEDEAFLIRFPGVGKKTARQMILDLKGKLDMLLDHMELPSAENELPLFGVNPNEHELQEAMLALVALGYSEKELDKIRPQLSEDEKLTTTDAYIKQALKLLLKLK; this is translated from the coding sequence ATGTATGATTATTTAAAAGGACAGGTTACTAGGGTTACCCCAGAATATATTGTATTAGAGCAACAAGGGATTGGATGGATGCTTTACACGCCAAACCCCTTTGCATTCCGTACATCTGCAAGCGAACAGCAAATCTATGTGTCATTGCAAGTGCGTGAAGACGCCCAAAATTTATATGGATTCAATAGTTTGGAGCAACGTGAATTATTTAAAAAGCTGATTCAAGTATCTGGCATCGGCCCAAAAGGTGCGCTTGCTATTTTAGCGAGCGGAAATCCAACGTCAGTCATCCAGGCAATTGAAATGGAAGATGAAGCATTTTTGATCCGTTTTCCAGGCGTCGGGAAGAAAACGGCGCGTCAAATGATTCTCGATTTAAAAGGGAAGCTGGACATGCTGCTTGATCACATGGAGTTACCGAGTGCGGAAAATGAACTGCCATTATTCGGAGTGAATCCGAATGAGCATGAATTGCAGGAAGCGATGCTGGCACTTGTGGCATTAGGCTATTCAGAAAAAGAATTAGACAAAATCAGACCGCAATTAAGTGAAGACGAAAAGTTAACGACGACAGACGCCTATATTAAACAGGCATTGAAGCTGTTGTTGAAATTGAAATAA
- a CDS encoding phosphotransferase, whose product MSIVIKENCWKWDTHKGSFFMKYYENGYVAQKVKAIHRELQNIQFPYHIPLVENEEPHIIKQFWFEGKSAEYKRFEHQQLSLHAIEKLHETKEVIPWAETGILSTYQLQEKWARRFERFINHERELRHLLKSNYDILVNHASYALGLMAQITVPSEKQTILHGDVVHHNVLLQGEDVKLIDFDLASLGEASDEIILWLHRVLPHVQYEIQPLVDDHHYLHKAQEKLHYLFFPNEILRECLFYLKLSDRQKLSCYPFIQSIVYDWMKHYDSFARQIDTLQN is encoded by the coding sequence ATGTCAATAGTAATTAAAGAAAATTGCTGGAAGTGGGATACACATAAAGGGTCCTTTTTTATGAAGTACTATGAAAATGGTTATGTTGCGCAGAAAGTTAAAGCGATTCATCGAGAGCTTCAAAATATACAATTTCCATATCATATTCCACTTGTTGAAAATGAAGAGCCACATATAATAAAGCAGTTTTGGTTTGAAGGGAAAAGTGCGGAGTATAAACGTTTTGAACATCAGCAGCTTTCCCTCCATGCAATCGAAAAACTGCATGAAACAAAAGAAGTCATTCCTTGGGCGGAAACGGGCATCTTGTCCACGTATCAATTACAGGAGAAGTGGGCAAGGAGATTCGAGCGTTTTATCAATCATGAAAGAGAACTGAGACATTTATTAAAAAGCAATTATGATATTTTAGTCAACCATGCTTCCTATGCCTTAGGTTTAATGGCTCAAATTACAGTTCCGAGTGAAAAGCAAACAATTTTACATGGGGATGTTGTTCATCATAATGTGTTGTTACAAGGCGAGGACGTGAAACTAATTGATTTTGATTTAGCCTCTTTAGGAGAGGCGTCAGATGAAATTATTTTATGGCTTCATCGCGTATTGCCACATGTTCAGTATGAAATACAGCCACTTGTAGATGACCATCATTATTTGCATAAAGCGCAGGAAAAGCTTCATTATTTATTTTTCCCGAACGAAATATTAAGGGAATGTCTATTCTATTTGAAACTCAGCGACCGGCAAAAGCTTTCCTGCTATCCGTTTATTCAATCGATTGTATATGACTGGATGAAACATTATGATTCTTTTGCAAGACAAATTGATACATTGCAAAACTAA
- a CDS encoding LysM peptidoglycan-binding domain-containing protein, translating to MRVHIVQKGDTLWKIAKQYAVGFDELKRLNAHLANPDYIVPGMEIYLPDTTAKKEVPQPVKEQPKSVKEQPIPTPAPAPAPAPKKEQMVKPAPAPAPAPAPMPMPQPMPQPQKPIWQGDIIYFQQPQPMPMPNWQTHVHVQPTFENTVTVPQPMPMPQQPVDQQPPQQPQQPIFIEQPQYIQPMPMPMPMPMPQMPVCPTCHHMPMPMPMPMSMPQMPVCSKCHQMAMESPMQMQPMPMQPMPMPQMPVCSKCNQMAMESPMQMQPNMCMEPMPMSVPMQMQMQPIFHEESSLKKDHCQDRDHLVHQYYEEIDHMMRQPNPCHPHMMPYPENTMQQMMPYPANNMPQMPPMPHPPKSCQ from the coding sequence GTGCGCGTTCATATTGTTCAAAAGGGAGACACTTTGTGGAAAATCGCGAAACAATACGCGGTTGGCTTTGATGAGTTAAAGCGATTAAATGCCCATTTAGCAAACCCTGACTATATTGTTCCGGGAATGGAAATCTATTTACCGGATACGACAGCTAAAAAAGAAGTGCCGCAGCCTGTGAAGGAACAGCCGAAGTCTGTTAAAGAGCAGCCGATACCAACACCTGCCCCAGCCCCGGCGCCAGCGCCGAAAAAAGAGCAAATGGTTAAGCCGGCACCAGCGCCTGCTCCAGCACCAGCTCCGATGCCAATGCCACAGCCAATGCCACAGCCGCAAAAGCCAATTTGGCAAGGGGATATTATTTATTTCCAGCAACCACAGCCGATGCCAATGCCGAACTGGCAAACACATGTACATGTTCAGCCGACATTTGAAAATACGGTGACAGTACCGCAGCCAATGCCGATGCCACAGCAACCGGTTGATCAACAACCACCGCAGCAACCGCAGCAACCGATTTTTATCGAACAACCACAATATATCCAGCCAATGCCAATGCCGATGCCAATGCCGATGCCGCAGATGCCCGTGTGTCCAACGTGTCACCATATGCCAATGCCGATGCCAATGCCGATGTCAATGCCACAAATGCCTGTATGTTCGAAATGTCATCAAATGGCAATGGAATCTCCAATGCAGATGCAACCAATGCCAATGCAACCAATGCCGATGCCACAAATGCCTGTATGTTCGAAATGTAACCAAATGGCAATGGAATCACCGATGCAAATGCAACCAAATATGTGTATGGAGCCAATGCCGATGTCGGTGCCGATGCAAATGCAGATGCAGCCGATTTTCCATGAAGAGTCATCTTTAAAGAAAGATCATTGCCAGGATAGGGATCACCTAGTACACCAGTATTATGAAGAGATTGACCACATGATGCGTCAACCAAACCCTTGTCACCCACATATGATGCCGTATCCGGAAAATACAATGCAGCAAATGATGCCATATCCAGCAAATAACATGCCTCAAATGCCACCAATGCCACATCCGCCGAAATCATGTCAATAG
- a CDS encoding transcription repressor NadR, which produces MKKLLGEERRLELLALLKTADQPMTGTDLAKHTNVSRQVIVNDMNLLKARNEPIVATSQGYIYMHNVRQTRLQRKIVCMHNPNEAKEELFILVDCGVTVESVIVEHPVYGEITASIMVSNRLEVEHFVKRVQETNALYLSALTDGTHLHVISSTSEESLNLAEEKLRQRGFLIEN; this is translated from the coding sequence TTGAAAAAATTATTAGGTGAAGAACGGCGTCTGGAACTGCTTGCATTGTTAAAAACTGCTGATCAGCCGATGACAGGTACAGATTTGGCAAAGCATACAAATGTTTCCAGACAAGTCATCGTCAATGATATGAATTTATTGAAAGCACGAAATGAACCGATCGTAGCAACAAGCCAAGGGTATATTTATATGCACAACGTCCGGCAAACACGCCTTCAGCGAAAAATTGTCTGTATGCACAATCCAAACGAAGCAAAAGAAGAACTTTTCATATTGGTCGATTGTGGCGTTACGGTCGAAAGCGTTATTGTCGAACATCCGGTATATGGAGAAATTACCGCTTCGATTATGGTATCGAACCGCCTGGAAGTTGAGCATTTTGTAAAACGCGTCCAGGAAACGAACGCCCTGTATCTATCCGCATTAACGGACGGTACACACTTGCACGTCATTAGCTCGACTTCTGAAGAGAGCTTGAATCTGGCTGAAGAAAAATTACGCCAGCGCGGCTTCTTAATTGAAAACTAA
- a CDS encoding FtsW/RodA/SpoVE family cell cycle protein, whose protein sequence is MQSESFLRKVTAFIRSKEAQVHVYDELKHHIDHSKIAWIKKGYTPEEAERKAIEEMGSPSEIGKSMDKIHRPKVDWLLISLVAILLGASFIPILSFDSTIIFGTDMTDYFIRNKWLHFLCAVILIAVLMYTDYRKMERFSLALYFSALILLIILNYFPTVRVQGQSYLMAGPIQIQALTVLPMLFIAWAGFFTQGKFKSWQLIILFVLPLWFILSAPSLLAAFLYAGVLTVLFFVSDYSAKTKIVTSLAVSGFIASSMFLIIPQLHDYQLVRLYAFLDPASYATTEGYVYLAVKNALNEAGWFGAETIRYIPEGHTDFALVLLIQKFGYIAGIVVVSVLFAVAVRILWKVNRLPRTYAKLLVIGAVSFYCMQFGYSVAMILGWVPIIGLSLPFISYGFTSLLLNSFVIGIALSVYRRKSFTGYGVQRNYS, encoded by the coding sequence ATGCAGAGTGAAAGCTTCTTAAGAAAAGTCACTGCCTTTATTCGATCGAAGGAAGCTCAGGTTCATGTATATGACGAATTAAAGCACCATATAGATCATTCGAAAATTGCATGGATAAAAAAAGGGTATACACCGGAGGAAGCAGAACGTAAAGCAATCGAAGAAATGGGTTCACCGTCAGAAATCGGAAAATCCATGGATAAAATTCACCGGCCGAAAGTTGACTGGCTGCTGATTAGTTTAGTTGCCATTCTTTTAGGTGCAAGTTTTATCCCGATTTTATCATTCGACAGTACAATCATTTTTGGAACCGATATGACCGATTATTTTATACGAAATAAATGGCTGCACTTTCTATGTGCCGTAATATTGATCGCAGTCCTAATGTATACCGATTATCGGAAGATGGAACGATTCAGTCTCGCACTATATTTTAGTGCACTTATTCTGTTAATAATATTAAATTATTTCCCGACAGTTAGAGTGCAGGGCCAAAGTTATTTAATGGCTGGACCGATACAGATTCAGGCTTTGACCGTTTTACCGATGCTGTTCATTGCCTGGGCAGGTTTTTTTACGCAGGGGAAATTTAAAAGCTGGCAGTTAATCATCTTATTTGTTTTGCCATTATGGTTTATTTTAAGTGCGCCAAGCTTGTTAGCAGCCTTCCTGTATGCTGGGGTATTGACGGTTTTATTTTTTGTCAGTGATTATTCCGCCAAGACAAAAATTGTGACTAGTTTAGCGGTAAGCGGGTTCATAGCAAGCAGCATGTTCCTGATCATTCCTCAGTTGCACGATTACCAGCTTGTACGGCTTTACGCATTTTTGGATCCGGCCAGCTATGCGACAACAGAAGGCTATGTTTATCTGGCGGTTAAAAATGCATTGAATGAAGCAGGATGGTTTGGCGCGGAGACGATTCGTTATATTCCGGAAGGGCATACTGACTTCGCTTTAGTACTGCTTATTCAGAAATTCGGATATATTGCAGGAATTGTCGTCGTTTCGGTATTATTTGCCGTTGCCGTTCGTATACTTTGGAAAGTGAACCGATTACCCCGTACCTATGCGAAATTACTTGTAATTGGAGCGGTATCTTTTTACTGCATGCAGTTTGGATATTCTGTTGCCATGATACTTGGCTGGGTGCCGATTATCGGATTATCGCTTCCTTTTATCAGTTATGGTTTTACGTCACTATTATTAAATTCGTTTGTCATCGGGATTGCACTAAGTGTATATCGCAGGAAAAGCTTTACCGGATATGGAGTACAACGGAATTATTCATAA
- a CDS encoding helix-turn-helix transcriptional regulator, with product MDDRLKNLKKAMDCTAFSSTKFIEQHKQHVQRQLSVDELKKVILSLLFEAKSGIEITQLLHVRGVRDVINNEGMIYSILHEQENEGIVLASWNDGVKCYVLTKAGKKQLQQEGQVKLTLKERLLGVPMHAE from the coding sequence ATGGATGATCGTTTAAAAAATCTGAAAAAGGCGATGGATTGCACTGCATTTTCCAGCACGAAGTTCATAGAGCAGCATAAACAACATGTTCAGCGCCAGTTAAGCGTCGATGAGTTGAAAAAAGTTATTTTATCCCTTCTTTTCGAAGCAAAATCCGGTATTGAAATTACACAGTTACTCCATGTAAGGGGAGTTCGGGATGTGATCAACAATGAGGGCATGATTTATTCCATTCTACATGAACAGGAAAATGAGGGAATTGTGCTTGCCAGTTGGAATGACGGCGTTAAGTGTTACGTGTTAACAAAGGCCGGTAAAAAACAATTACAGCAAGAAGGTCAAGTGAAACTGACTTTGAAGGAACGTCTACTGGGGGTGCCCATGCATGCAGAGTGA
- a CDS encoding sigma-70 family RNA polymerase sigma factor, whose amino-acid sequence MESYLINDTANLSNEAIIDELMQHYGEDVLKLVMQYVHNNSVAEDLTQEIFVKCYRALPSFQNGSSLKTWLWRIAINHSKDYLKSWYAKNVEAKDNEVFMQVESSISVEQEVLQQQEDANLVKAVMALPIKYREVIYLCYYEDQSMKEMADVLQINESTVKTRLRKGKQLLKKHLEREENG is encoded by the coding sequence GTGGAAAGTTACTTAATAAATGATACCGCTAACTTATCAAATGAAGCGATTATAGATGAACTTATGCAACATTACGGAGAAGACGTATTAAAGCTTGTCATGCAATATGTACATAACAACTCGGTTGCCGAGGATCTGACCCAGGAAATTTTCGTCAAATGCTACAGGGCGCTTCCTTCATTTCAGAATGGTTCGTCGCTAAAAACGTGGCTTTGGCGCATTGCCATTAACCATTCGAAAGATTATCTGAAAAGCTGGTATGCCAAAAATGTCGAAGCAAAAGATAATGAAGTTTTTATGCAAGTGGAAAGCAGTATTTCCGTAGAACAGGAAGTCCTTCAACAGCAGGAAGATGCTAACTTGGTAAAGGCAGTCATGGCGCTGCCGATCAAATACCGTGAAGTGATTTATCTATGTTATTACGAAGATCAGTCGATGAAGGAAATGGCCGATGTACTGCAAATCAATGAGAGCACAGTAAAAACAAGACTTCGAAAAGGAAAGCAGCTATTAAAAAAACATCTGGAGCGTGAAGAAAATGGATGA
- a CDS encoding IS256 family transposase, translated as MTQLNLNLNLEEIEAAILESNMDNIIKSSVILMLNQYMEHERDAYLQAEAYERNDTRVTQRNGYYERDYTLAIGRITLKVPRTRDGKFSTTLFERHQRMDKAFILSMMEMVVQGVSTRRVTKIVEELIGETVSASFISTLTKRLDPLIKEWASRKLDHCHFAFLYVDAMYIKVRENRKIVSKAVYIAAGLRADGKTEIIGFKVASVESYTAWKGFFQELLERGLNKPELVISDAHVGLKKAISECFLGTGWQRCLFHFTRNIFTKLPKKDTRAFRRKVAAIFREDTLKDAKLKYQALQDEYSEVDKYEKAMDVLEQGFDEVTQYYQFKPAIHRFIRTTNRVENINQQIRRREKVIRIFPNHDSATRLIGAVLMDIDDEIKKKSPMFSYKNVYVEE; from the coding sequence ATGACTCAACTTAATCTTAACCTAAACTTAGAAGAAATTGAAGCAGCGATACTTGAATCGAATATGGACAATATCATTAAGTCTTCGGTTATTTTAATGCTCAATCAATACATGGAACATGAACGTGACGCCTATCTTCAGGCGGAAGCTTATGAGCGAAATGATACACGGGTAACCCAGCGTAATGGTTATTACGAACGCGATTATACATTGGCGATTGGAAGAATTACGCTGAAGGTTCCTCGTACACGTGACGGAAAGTTTTCGACGACTTTATTTGAACGTCATCAACGGATGGATAAAGCCTTTATTCTGTCGATGATGGAAATGGTTGTACAGGGCGTTTCCACACGTCGCGTGACAAAAATCGTAGAGGAACTCATTGGCGAAACGGTATCCGCCTCTTTTATTTCTACACTAACGAAGCGTTTGGATCCGCTTATTAAAGAGTGGGCCAGCCGTAAACTTGACCATTGTCACTTTGCGTTTTTATATGTAGATGCCATGTATATCAAAGTGCGGGAAAACCGCAAAATTGTGTCAAAGGCGGTTTATATAGCGGCGGGATTAAGAGCGGATGGAAAGACAGAAATCATTGGGTTTAAAGTGGCGAGCGTGGAGAGTTATACAGCCTGGAAAGGCTTTTTCCAAGAGCTTCTGGAGCGTGGACTGAACAAGCCTGAACTAGTTATTTCGGATGCGCATGTAGGCTTGAAGAAAGCCATTTCTGAATGCTTTTTAGGGACAGGCTGGCAACGCTGCCTCTTCCATTTTACACGAAATATTTTTACAAAACTTCCGAAAAAAGATACCCGAGCTTTTCGTCGTAAAGTAGCTGCTATTTTCCGGGAAGATACATTAAAAGATGCCAAGTTAAAATACCAGGCTCTCCAAGATGAATACAGTGAAGTGGATAAATATGAAAAAGCGATGGATGTATTGGAACAAGGTTTCGATGAAGTGACACAATACTATCAGTTTAAACCGGCGATTCACCGCTTTATCCGAACAACGAACCGGGTAGAAAATATTAATCAACAAATTAGACGGAGAGAAAAAGTAATTAGAATCTTTCCGAATCATGACTCGGCAACCCGTCTAATCGGCGCAGTATTAATGGATATTGATGATGAGATAAAGAAGAAATCACCTATGTTTAGTTATAAAAACGTGTATGTAGAAGAATAA
- a CDS encoding thiol-disulfide oxidoreductase DCC family protein, which yields MKRILLFDGECNFCDASVQFIIKRDPKALFQFASLQSDIGAALLKKYDVPEKTDSIVYIENDRHYTESTAALKITGNLSGLWKLFYVFIVVPKPVRDLVYRWIAKNRYKWFGKKQECMLPSPEQRKRFL from the coding sequence ATGAAGCGAATCTTACTATTTGATGGAGAGTGCAATTTCTGTGATGCAAGCGTACAGTTTATTATAAAACGTGATCCGAAAGCATTGTTTCAGTTTGCCTCGCTTCAAAGTGATATTGGAGCAGCTTTGTTGAAAAAGTATGATGTGCCGGAAAAAACGGACAGCATTGTGTATATAGAAAATGACCGGCATTATACGGAATCGACGGCCGCTCTTAAAATTACAGGAAATTTATCAGGTTTGTGGAAGTTGTTTTATGTATTTATTGTTGTACCAAAACCGGTTCGGGATCTTGTGTATCGGTGGATTGCCAAAAACCGCTACAAATGGTTCGGGAAAAAGCAGGAATGCATGTTACCGTCACCAGAACAGCGAAAACGATTTTTATAA